The following coding sequences lie in one Psychrobacter arenosus genomic window:
- the tpiA gene encoding triose-phosphate isomerase, translating into MQAWVIGNWKQNPATLQAAKTLLADINTELKSADLAACRLMVVPSLVHVSSLQQQETAIAIGVQDISAHSAETGAFTGDCSAAQVRDAGATWVLVGHSERRQYYGEDEATLYQKIKNALSQQLGVIFCVGETKEQYDSEQTFSVLASQLTVIEQLLAESNEESLAERLIIAYEPVWAIGTGKVPTVEEVASTHTHIKAVIQGYAGAEAALGEPCVLYGGSVNAANAAQFAQADSVNGALVGGAALQADSFFAIAAAFSTAKSNS; encoded by the coding sequence ATGCAGGCGTGGGTCATTGGTAATTGGAAACAAAATCCGGCAACTTTACAAGCCGCTAAAACCTTGTTAGCTGATATTAATACTGAGCTAAAGAGTGCCGACCTAGCTGCTTGCCGCTTGATGGTAGTGCCCAGTCTTGTACATGTAAGTTCGCTACAACAACAAGAAACTGCCATAGCGATAGGGGTACAGGATATTAGCGCTCATAGTGCCGAAACAGGGGCCTTTACTGGCGACTGTTCAGCTGCGCAAGTGCGTGATGCAGGAGCCACATGGGTGCTAGTAGGCCATTCAGAGCGTCGCCAATATTACGGCGAAGACGAGGCAACCCTTTACCAGAAGATAAAAAACGCCCTTAGCCAACAATTGGGTGTGATTTTCTGTGTGGGTGAAACCAAAGAGCAGTATGATAGCGAACAGACTTTTAGCGTCTTGGCCTCGCAATTAACTGTGATTGAGCAGTTGCTTGCGGAAAGCAATGAAGAGAGTTTAGCGGAGCGTCTGATTATCGCTTATGAGCCCGTCTGGGCGATTGGTACGGGTAAAGTGCCTACCGTTGAAGAAGTGGCGTCTACCCATACCCATATTAAAGCCGTTATTCAAGGTTATGCCGGCGCAGAAGCAGCGTTGGGCGAACCCTGTGTGCTCTACGGCGGTAGTGTGAATGCGGCCAATGCGGCTCAGTTTGCGCAAGCAGACAGCGTCAATGGTGCTTTAGTCGGTGGCGCGGCGCTACAAGCCGACAGCTTCTTCGCGATTGCCGCTGCCTTTTCTACAGCAAAAAGCAATTCATAA